The Cryobacterium roopkundense sequence AACGACCAAACGACGCACCAACGTGCTTCTCAGACCATTTCAGGTCATTCGCGAAAACCGCCGACCGTTTGTCGTCCTGAACGTTGCGCTGTTCGGGCTGTTGGTGGCGGGTTTCATTGTGGGGATGCTTTTCCCAGAGCTGAGCGCTGGGCAGGTGAACGGGCTTGTCGAGGACGGCACGTTAGACCAAATCGCGCCGCTTCTCGGCAACGTCTGGTTCTTCGCGCTGGCCATTCTCTTCAACAACGCAGTAAACGTCGGCGCCGTAATCGTCTTGCCCTCCCTTGTCGTGCCGTTTGCCGGCATCGCATATTTCGGCTATAAAGTGGCCGAGATCGGCCTGACCCTCGCCGCAAGTGGATCGGACCTCTGGGGCGCGATGCTCCCACATCTCGTGACCGTGGTCGTCGAGATAGAGGCCTATGTACTCCTCGCACTCGGCGCCTACATCCTCGGTCGGTCCTGGATCCTCCCCCGAACAGTCGGTGCCTCCAACCGGCGCTGGGGCTACCTTCGTGGACTCCAGCAGTTCGGCTGGCTGATCCTGCCCGCTTTCGTGCTGCTGGTCATCGGCGCGCTCTACGAGGCGGTCACGCTGATCTACGTCATCCTGCCTCGGGTGGCCGAGCTTGCCGGGTAGTGGTCAGGCTGTTAGCCCCGCCGCTCTCGTTGGAGCGAGGGCGGCGGGGTGCCTACGTTGGGGGGAACTTAGCCAGCAGACACAAGCACCTTGGGACCAGCTGCGCTATGTTTCTTGCGCTCGATCAGCCAGACCGTGCCTACTACGGCGACGTTCATAACCATCAGGATGATCAGTGAGGCTCCAGGTCCGGAGCCGGAGGCGCGGTCAACTACGGTCGCGTCGTTGCCCGC is a genomic window containing:
- a CDS encoding stage II sporulation protein M, whose protein sequence is MTTQPGFRTTKRRTNVLLRPFQVIRENRRPFVVLNVALFGLLVAGFIVGMLFPELSAGQVNGLVEDGTLDQIAPLLGNVWFFALAILFNNAVNVGAVIVLPSLVVPFAGIAYFGYKVAEIGLTLAASGSDLWGAMLPHLVTVVVEIEAYVLLALGAYILGRSWILPRTVGASNRRWGYLRGLQQFGWLILPAFVLLVIGALYEAVTLIYVILPRVAELAG